A genomic region of Klebsiella sp. RIT-PI-d contains the following coding sequences:
- the serS gene encoding serine--tRNA ligase: MLDPNLLRNEPDAVAEKLARRGFKLDVDKLRALEERRKVLQVKTENLQADRNSRSKSIGQAKARGEDIEPLRLEVNKLGEELDAAKVELDALQSEIRTISLTIPNVPDDCVPQGRDENDNVEISRWGTPRQFDFEVRDHVTLGEMHSGLDFAAAVKLTGSRFVVMKGQIARMHRALAQFMLDLHTEQHGYSENYVPYLVNHDTLYGTGQLPKFAGDLFHTRPLEEEADSSNYALIPTAEVPLTNLVRDEIIDEDDLPIKMTAHTPCFRSEAGSYGRDTRGLIRMHQFDKVEMVQIVRPEDSMDALEEMTGHAEKVLQLLGLPYRKILLCTGDMGFGACKTYDLEVWVPAQNTYREISSCSNVWDFQARRMQARCRSKSDKKTRLVHTLNGSGLAVGRTLVAVLENYQQADGRIEVPDVLRPYMKGLEYIG; this comes from the coding sequence ATGCTCGATCCCAATCTGCTGCGTAACGAGCCAGACGCAGTCGCAGAAAAACTGGCACGCCGGGGCTTTAAGCTGGACGTAGATAAGTTGCGCGCTCTTGAGGAGCGTCGTAAAGTTTTGCAGGTAAAAACTGAAAATCTGCAGGCTGACCGTAACTCGCGATCGAAATCCATCGGCCAGGCGAAAGCGCGCGGGGAAGATATCGAGCCATTACGCCTGGAAGTTAATAAACTCGGTGAAGAACTCGATGCTGCTAAAGTCGAGCTTGATGCGCTGCAAAGCGAAATTCGTACCATCTCCCTGACCATTCCGAACGTTCCGGATGATTGTGTTCCGCAGGGACGGGATGAAAACGACAACGTTGAAATTAGCCGCTGGGGTACACCGCGTCAGTTCGACTTTGAGGTTCGCGATCACGTGACTCTTGGTGAAATGCACAGCGGTCTGGATTTTGCCGCCGCGGTTAAATTAACCGGCTCGCGTTTTGTGGTCATGAAAGGCCAGATCGCACGTATGCATCGTGCACTGGCGCAGTTCATGCTGGATCTGCATACTGAGCAGCACGGCTACAGCGAAAACTACGTTCCTTACCTGGTTAACCACGATACGCTTTATGGTACCGGGCAACTGCCGAAATTTGCCGGCGATTTATTTCACACCCGTCCGCTGGAAGAAGAAGCGGACAGCAGCAACTATGCGCTGATCCCCACCGCAGAAGTTCCGCTGACCAATCTGGTGCGTGATGAGATTATCGACGAAGACGACCTGCCGATTAAAATGACTGCGCATACACCGTGCTTCCGCTCTGAAGCCGGCTCCTATGGTCGCGACACGCGCGGTCTTATCCGTATGCATCAGTTCGATAAAGTTGAAATGGTCCAGATCGTTCGCCCGGAAGATTCAATGGATGCGCTGGAAGAGATGACCGGCCATGCGGAAAAAGTGCTCCAGTTGCTGGGGCTGCCTTACCGTAAAATCCTGCTTTGCACCGGTGATATGGGCTTTGGTGCCTGCAAAACCTACGATCTCGAGGTCTGGGTTCCGGCACAAAATACCTATCGTGAAATTTCATCGTGCTCTAACGTGTGGGATTTCCAGGCGCGCCGTATGCAGGCGCGCTGCCGCAGCAAGTCTGACAAGAAAACCCGTCTGGTTCATACTCTGAATGGTTCTGGTCTGGCGGTCGGTCGTACTCTGGTGGCCGTGCTGGAAAACTACCAGCAGGCAGATGGCCGTATTGAAGTGCCTGACGTGTTACGCCCGTACATGAAAGGTCTTGAGTACATCGGTTAA
- a CDS encoding DMSO/selenate family reductase complex B subunit produces MTTQYGFFVDSSRCTGCKTCELACKDFKDLTPDVSFRRVYEYAGGDWQEDNGVWQQNVFAYYLSISCNHCADPACTKVCPSGAMHKRDDGFVVVNEDVCIGCRYCHMACPYGAPQYNAAKGHMTKCDGCHDRVAEGKKPICVESCPLRALDFGPVDELRQKHGSLAAVAPLPAAHFTKPGLVIKPNANSRPCGDTTGYLANPKEV; encoded by the coding sequence ATGACGACCCAGTATGGATTTTTTGTGGATTCCAGCCGCTGTACCGGCTGCAAAACCTGCGAACTGGCCTGCAAAGATTTTAAAGATTTAACCCCGGATGTTAGCTTTCGTCGCGTCTACGAATACGCCGGTGGCGACTGGCAGGAGGACAATGGCGTCTGGCAACAAAATGTCTTTGCCTATTATCTGTCGATTTCCTGTAACCATTGCGCGGATCCGGCCTGCACCAAAGTATGTCCAAGTGGTGCAATGCATAAACGTGATGATGGCTTTGTCGTGGTCAATGAAGACGTCTGTATCGGCTGTCGCTACTGCCACATGGCGTGTCCTTACGGCGCACCGCAGTATAACGCGGCAAAAGGGCATATGACCAAATGCGATGGTTGCCATGACCGCGTGGCCGAAGGGAAAAAACCTATTTGCGTTGAGTCCTGTCCACTACGTGCGCTGGACTTCGGTCCTGTCGACGAATTGCGTCAAAAACATGGCTCTCTGGCAGCCGTTGCACCGCTGCCGGCCGCGCATTTCACGAAGCCTGGTCTCGTGATTAAACCTAATGCTAATAGCCGTCCCTGTGGAGATACCACCGGTTATCTGGCTAATCCGAAGGAGGTGTAA
- the dmsA gene encoding dimethylsulfoxide reductase subunit A, with amino-acid sequence MKTTLPEVMLSTEVSRRKLMKTTAIGGLAMASSAFTLPFTRIAHAADTIPASRPAEKIIWSACTVNCGSRCPLRMHVVDGEIKYVETDNTGNDNFDELHQVRACLRGRSMRRRVYNPDRLKYPMKRVGKRGEGKFEQISWDEAYDIITKNMQRLIKDYGNESIYLNYGTGTLGGTLTRSWPPGKTLIARLMNCCGGYLNHYGDYSSAQIAAGLNYTWGGWADGNSPSDIENSKLVVLFGNNPGETRMSGGGVTYYLEQARQKSNARMIIIDPRYTDTGAGREDEWIPIRPGTDAALVSALAWVMITEDLVDQPFLDKYCVGYDEKTLPADAPKNGHYKAYILGQGNDGIAKTPLWASQITGIPAGRIVKLAREIGSAKPAYISQGWGPQRHANGEITTRAISMLAILTGNVGINGGNSGAREGSYSIPFERMPTLENPVETSISMFMWTDAIERGPEMTALRDGVRGKDKLDVPIKMIWNYAGNCLINQHSEINRTHEILQDDKKCEMIVVIDCHMTSSAKYADILLPDCTASEQMDFALDASCGNMSYVIFADQAIKPRFECKTIYQMTSDLAKRLGVEQQFTEGRTQEQWMRHLYEKSRQAMPELPTFEVFRQQGIFKQRDPAGHHVAYREFRQDPQANPLTTPSGKIEIYSQALADIADSWELPAGDVIDPLPVYTPGFENYDDPLTHKYPLQLTGFHYKARVHSTYGNVDVLKAACRQEMWINPLDAQKRGIVNGDRIRIFNDRGEAHIEAKVTPRMMPGVVALGEGAWYNPDAKRVDQNGCINVLTTQRPSPLAKGNPSHTNLVQVEKA; translated from the coding sequence ATGAAAACGACCCTGCCTGAGGTTATGCTATCGACAGAAGTGAGCCGTCGTAAGCTAATGAAAACGACAGCCATCGGTGGTCTGGCAATGGCCAGTAGCGCCTTTACGCTGCCCTTTACCCGTATCGCTCATGCAGCTGATACCATCCCCGCGTCCAGACCGGCTGAAAAAATCATCTGGAGCGCCTGTACAGTGAACTGCGGTAGCCGCTGTCCACTACGTATGCATGTCGTTGACGGTGAAATAAAGTACGTCGAAACGGATAATACCGGTAACGATAATTTTGATGAACTGCATCAGGTCCGCGCTTGCCTGCGCGGACGCTCTATGCGCCGTCGCGTCTACAACCCTGACCGCCTGAAATATCCGATGAAACGCGTGGGTAAACGCGGAGAAGGAAAGTTCGAGCAAATTAGCTGGGATGAAGCCTACGATATCATTACCAAAAACATGCAGCGTCTGATTAAAGATTATGGCAATGAGTCTATCTATCTGAATTACGGAACCGGCACGCTGGGCGGTACGCTCACCCGCTCATGGCCGCCCGGCAAAACGCTGATTGCACGTTTGATGAACTGCTGTGGCGGCTACCTCAACCATTACGGTGACTACTCTTCTGCGCAAATCGCTGCCGGACTCAATTATACCTGGGGCGGTTGGGCAGATGGTAATAGCCCCTCCGACATTGAAAACAGTAAGCTGGTGGTTTTGTTTGGTAATAACCCTGGCGAAACGCGGATGAGCGGCGGTGGGGTGACGTATTATCTTGAGCAGGCCCGGCAGAAATCAAATGCGCGGATGATCATTATCGATCCTCGTTATACTGATACGGGCGCAGGGCGTGAAGATGAATGGATACCGATCCGTCCGGGGACCGATGCCGCGCTGGTAAGCGCGCTGGCCTGGGTTATGATCACAGAAGATCTGGTCGACCAACCGTTCCTCGATAAATACTGCGTAGGCTACGACGAAAAAACCCTGCCAGCCGACGCGCCAAAAAATGGCCACTATAAAGCCTATATTCTCGGTCAGGGTAACGACGGTATCGCCAAAACACCCCTATGGGCGTCGCAGATCACCGGCATTCCCGCCGGGCGCATCGTTAAACTGGCGCGGGAAATAGGTAGCGCGAAACCGGCCTATATTTCTCAGGGATGGGGCCCGCAGCGTCATGCTAACGGTGAAATCACCACTCGCGCTATCTCTATGCTGGCAATCCTGACCGGCAATGTGGGTATTAACGGCGGTAACAGCGGCGCCCGCGAAGGGTCTTACTCTATACCGTTCGAGCGTATGCCCACCCTGGAAAACCCGGTTGAAACCAGCATTTCCATGTTTATGTGGACCGATGCAATTGAACGTGGCCCAGAGATGACTGCCCTGCGCGATGGTGTTCGTGGTAAAGACAAACTGGACGTGCCGATTAAAATGATCTGGAACTATGCCGGGAATTGCCTCATTAACCAGCATTCAGAGATCAACCGGACTCACGAGATTTTGCAGGACGATAAAAAGTGCGAAATGATTGTCGTCATTGACTGTCATATGACCTCTTCTGCGAAGTATGCCGATATCCTGCTGCCAGACTGCACGGCCTCTGAACAGATGGATTTTGCGCTGGATGCCTCCTGCGGGAACATGTCTTACGTTATTTTTGCTGACCAGGCAATCAAACCGCGTTTCGAATGTAAAACCATCTATCAGATGACCAGCGATCTGGCGAAACGTCTGGGCGTAGAGCAACAGTTTACGGAGGGGCGTACTCAGGAGCAGTGGATGCGTCATTTGTACGAAAAATCGCGTCAGGCCATGCCTGAGCTGCCAACGTTTGAGGTATTCCGCCAGCAGGGAATATTTAAACAGCGCGATCCCGCAGGCCATCATGTCGCTTATCGCGAATTCCGTCAGGATCCGCAGGCCAATCCACTCACCACGCCTTCAGGCAAAATCGAGATTTATTCACAGGCGCTTGCCGACATTGCCGACAGTTGGGAACTGCCCGCTGGCGATGTCATCGATCCACTGCCTGTCTACACGCCGGGATTCGAGAACTACGACGATCCGCTTACCCATAAATATCCGCTGCAGCTGACTGGCTTCCATTATAAAGCACGCGTCCATTCTACCTATGGCAACGTGGATGTCCTGAAAGCTGCCTGTCGCCAGGAGATGTGGATCAACCCGTTAGATGCGCAGAAACGCGGCATTGTTAACGGTGACAGAATACGCATCTTTAACGATCGCGGTGAAGCCCACATTGAGGCGAAAGTGACCCCGCGCATGATGCCCGGCGTGGTGGCATTAGGTGAGGGAGCCTGGTACAACCCGGATGCGAAACGCGTGGATCAGAACGGCTGTATTAATGTGCTGACAACCCAGCGTCCTTCGCCTTTGGCTAAAGGCAATCCATCACATACCAACCTCGTCCAGGTTGAAAAAGCATAA
- a CDS encoding MFS transporter produces the protein MSTYTRPVQLLLCGLLLLTLAIAVLNTLVPLWLAHENLPTWQVGMVGSSYFTGNLIGTLLAGHVIKRLGFNRSYYIASLIFAVGCIGLGMMVGFWSWLSWRFIAGIGCAMIWVVVESALMCSGNSGNRGRLLAAYMTVYYVGTVLAQLLVSKLPTDLMSVLPWVTAVVLAGVLPVLFTRIVNQHSEQQEHARIWPMLRLRQARLGVNGCIISGIVLGSLYGLMPLYLNHQGVSDSGIGFWMAVLVSAGILGQWPIGRLADRYGRLLVLRVQVFVVILGCLAMLSHAAMAPALFVLGAAGFTLYPVAMAWACEKVGQHQLVAMNQALLLSYTIGSLLGPSLTAMLMQNYTDNLLFIMIASVSFIYLLMLLRKAGHHPTPVAHV, from the coding sequence ATGTCCACCTATACCCGTCCGGTGCAGTTACTGCTCTGTGGCTTACTGTTGTTGACCCTGGCGATCGCGGTGTTAAATACGCTCGTCCCGCTCTGGCTCGCCCATGAAAACCTGCCTACCTGGCAAGTTGGAATGGTTGGCTCGTCTTATTTTACCGGCAATCTTATCGGGACGTTGCTGGCCGGGCATGTTATCAAACGTCTTGGGTTTAACCGCAGCTATTATATAGCATCGTTAATTTTTGCCGTGGGCTGTATTGGTCTCGGGATGATGGTGGGGTTCTGGAGCTGGTTAAGCTGGCGTTTTATTGCCGGTATTGGCTGTGCGATGATCTGGGTAGTGGTGGAAAGTGCACTGATGTGCAGCGGCAATTCGGGTAATCGTGGCCGTCTGCTGGCGGCCTATATGACGGTTTATTACGTCGGTACCGTGCTGGCACAGCTGCTGGTCAGCAAGTTGCCAACCGATCTGATGAGTGTTCTGCCGTGGGTAACGGCGGTCGTCCTGGCTGGCGTACTGCCGGTGCTATTTACGCGTATCGTGAATCAGCACAGCGAGCAGCAGGAACATGCGCGTATCTGGCCAATGCTGCGTCTGCGTCAGGCGCGTCTGGGAGTTAACGGCTGCATTATTTCAGGGATCGTGCTCGGGTCGCTGTACGGTCTGATGCCGCTTTATCTTAATCACCAGGGCGTAAGCGATTCCGGAATCGGTTTCTGGATGGCGGTGCTGGTCAGCGCAGGTATTCTGGGACAGTGGCCGATTGGCCGTCTTGCCGATCGCTACGGCCGCTTACTGGTCCTGAGAGTGCAGGTCTTTGTGGTGATCCTCGGCTGCCTGGCGATGCTCAGTCACGCGGCAATGGCACCGGCACTGTTTGTTCTGGGTGCCGCAGGCTTTACGCTCTATCCGGTCGCGATGGCATGGGCCTGTGAGAAAGTCGGACAGCATCAGCTGGTAGCGATGAACCAGGCGCTGCTGCTGAGTTACACCATCGGGAGTTTACTCGGGCCGTCGTTAACCGCGATGCTAATGCAAAACTATACCGACAACCTGCTGTTTATCATGATTGCCAGCGTATCGTTTATCTATCTATTGATGCTGCTGCGCAAAGCAGGTCATCATCCTACGCCTGTGGCCCACGTCTAG
- a CDS encoding dimethyl sulfoxide reductase anchor subunit family protein has translation MGNGWHEWPLMIFTVFGQCVAGGFIVLALALMKGDLRPDTQQRIINSMFGLWVLMGIAFIASTIHLGSPMRAFNSLNRVGASALSNEIASGSLFFVIGGIGWLLAAMKKMPSALRMLWLIVTMVLGVIFVWMMVRVYNSIDTVPTWHTVWTPLSFFLTLFIGGPLLGYLLLSIAGVSARALRILPAISLLAFIVSLVTSLMQGTELATIHSSVQQASMLVPDYSALMAWRALVIVLALLFWILPQLRGKRPAVSLLALAFMLVLAGELIGRGIFYGLHMTTGMAIAG, from the coding sequence ATGGGAAACGGATGGCATGAATGGCCGTTAATGATCTTCACCGTCTTCGGACAGTGCGTGGCAGGGGGTTTTATTGTTCTGGCACTGGCGCTAATGAAAGGCGATCTGCGCCCGGATACGCAGCAGCGCATTATCAACAGTATGTTTGGGCTATGGGTATTAATGGGGATAGCGTTTATAGCCTCAACAATCCATCTTGGCTCGCCGATGCGCGCGTTTAATTCCTTAAATCGCGTGGGCGCATCCGCACTAAGTAATGAAATCGCCAGCGGCTCACTGTTTTTTGTGATTGGTGGTATTGGCTGGCTACTCGCGGCCATGAAAAAAATGCCTTCAGCGCTGCGTATGCTGTGGCTTATCGTTACCATGGTCCTGGGCGTGATTTTTGTCTGGATGATGGTCCGTGTTTATAACAGTATTGATACGGTGCCCACCTGGCACACCGTATGGACGCCACTCAGTTTCTTCCTGACCCTGTTTATCGGCGGACCATTACTCGGGTATTTGCTGCTGAGCATTGCAGGCGTCAGCGCACGTGCTTTACGAATATTACCCGCAATCTCACTACTGGCGTTTATCGTAAGCCTGGTGACAAGCTTAATGCAGGGGACGGAACTGGCGACGATCCACAGTTCGGTACAGCAGGCATCAATGCTGGTGCCGGATTACAGCGCGCTAATGGCATGGCGTGCGCTGGTAATTGTTCTGGCGCTGCTCTTCTGGATCCTGCCGCAGCTCCGTGGAAAACGGCCTGCGGTATCACTACTGGCTCTCGCTTTTATGCTGGTGCTGGCCGGTGAACTTATTGGCCGCGGTATATTTTATGGCCTGCATATGACAACGGGTATGGCTATCGCCGGGTAA